Proteins from a genomic interval of Staphylococcus debuckii:
- the ltaA gene encoding lipoteichoic acid biosynthesis MFS flippase LtaA encodes MQSSSSSSYKNANYQRNFIIMLVILFLIEFARGMYVLSYLPILPTVSSVAVGLTSAAVSVHYISDAATNFVIGFLLKRFGAKPVLTLGFLLAFGSLFLVIWFPFNPFIIFISAILLGIASSPIWVIMLSSVRDETRGKQMGHVYFAWLFGLLLGMIGMNLIMKIHPTSFTFLMSLMVLIAWILYYFVKIRLTNYNTRKVGQQLKQIAGVAKKNGVLFPGIILQGASISALVPILPIYATKIVKVSTVEYTAALVIGGIGCAISMLFLSKIIDNHGKVFMYSTIFVGFVLYTIGIFGLSKITNIFIVWVIALFIGLMYGFLLPAWNTFMASFIHKDEQEETWGVFNSIQGFGAMIGPLIGGMLYQFTGAVNNTFYFSAGVFIFLAIFYGIYFIKLRRQSTTS; translated from the coding sequence ATGCAAAGCTCTTCCTCAAGTAGTTACAAAAATGCGAACTACCAAAGAAATTTCATTATTATGCTCGTCATCTTATTCTTAATAGAATTTGCCCGAGGGATGTATGTCCTAAGTTACTTGCCGATTCTTCCAACTGTGTCTTCAGTTGCGGTAGGCCTTACCTCGGCGGCAGTTTCTGTTCACTATATCTCAGATGCAGCAACCAATTTTGTGATTGGGTTCTTATTAAAACGCTTTGGAGCTAAACCTGTTTTAACTCTAGGGTTTTTATTAGCGTTCGGAAGCCTATTCTTAGTTATCTGGTTTCCGTTTAATCCATTCATTATCTTTATCAGCGCCATATTATTAGGCATCGCTTCCAGTCCGATTTGGGTCATCATGTTATCCAGTGTACGTGATGAAACACGTGGTAAACAAATGGGTCATGTATACTTTGCTTGGTTATTCGGATTATTACTCGGAATGATCGGCATGAATTTAATTATGAAAATTCATCCGACATCCTTTACTTTCTTGATGTCGCTAATGGTATTGATTGCTTGGATTCTGTATTACTTCGTAAAAATTCGCCTTACCAATTACAATACACGCAAAGTCGGCCAGCAATTAAAACAAATTGCCGGAGTTGCTAAAAAGAATGGCGTGCTCTTCCCTGGTATTATTTTACAAGGGGCTTCAATCAGTGCGCTGGTGCCTATCTTACCGATTTACGCAACAAAAATTGTAAAAGTATCAACCGTTGAATATACTGCAGCACTCGTTATCGGCGGTATCGGTTGTGCCATTTCCATGCTCTTCTTATCTAAAATTATAGATAACCATGGTAAAGTCTTTATGTATTCAACTATATTTGTAGGATTTGTTCTTTATACAATCGGTATATTCGGACTTTCAAAAATCACTAATATATTTATCGTTTGGGTAATTGCCCTCTTTATCGGCTTAATGTATGGATTCTTGCTGCCAGCTTGGAATACTTTCATGGCCAGCTTTATCCATAAAGATGAGCAAGAAGAAACCTGGGGCGTGTTCAATAGTATTCAAGGTTTCGGAGCAATGATAGGTCCGTTGATCGGTGGTATGTTGTACCAATTCACAGGTGCGGTTAATAATACCTTCTATTTCTCAGCTGGTGTATTCATCTTCTTAGCCATATTCTACGGTATTTATTTCATTAAATTAAGACGGCAGTCAACTACTTCGTAA
- a CDS encoding alanine/glycine:cation symporter family protein: protein MLESIVAWFNEVVWSKPLVYGLLITGILFSLMMKFFQVRHFKEMIRLMFHGEKSPTGISSFQAIALSLAGRVGTGNIVGVSTAIFIGGPGAVFWMWVTAFLGASSAFIESTLGQIFKREEKGEYRGGPAYYIQYGIKGRIGKIYGLIFAVVTVISVGLLLPGVQSNAISSSMHNAFKVPSWIIATILAVILGLIIFGGVKWIANVATAVVPFMAIIYILMAVFIIILNIQAVPALFALIFKSAFGMQAAFGGIFGAMIEIGVKRGLYSNEAGQGTGPHAAAAAEVSHPAKQGLVQAFSVYVDTLFVCTATALIILISGTYNTTNGDVGPGGLPKLIKDNGIFVQSADGTKDYSGTAMYAQAGIDKALQGGSYHFDPAFSGFGSYFIAIALFFFAFTTILAYYYIAETNIAYMTRNSSRFTTTIWINVARIVLIGATVYGSIKTADVAWSMGDLGVGMMAWLNIIAIWILHRPAVDALRDYESQMKRLGSGNYAIYHPDPKKLPNATFWLEDYPKRLKKAHFKEERDNDEDDDQGAEPSVPLNKNLKEV from the coding sequence ATGCTAGAAAGTATTGTAGCTTGGTTTAATGAAGTGGTGTGGAGTAAACCGCTTGTTTATGGTTTGTTAATCACTGGTATTTTGTTCTCATTGATGATGAAATTTTTCCAAGTCAGGCATTTTAAAGAAATGATTCGACTGATGTTCCATGGTGAAAAGTCACCGACTGGGATATCCAGTTTCCAGGCCATTGCCTTATCATTAGCCGGCCGTGTCGGAACTGGTAATATTGTCGGTGTGTCTACAGCCATCTTTATCGGTGGTCCTGGTGCTGTATTTTGGATGTGGGTGACTGCATTCTTAGGAGCAAGCAGTGCTTTCATCGAATCTACTTTGGGACAGATTTTCAAACGAGAAGAAAAAGGTGAATACCGAGGCGGCCCTGCTTACTATATTCAATACGGTATTAAAGGACGCATCGGTAAAATATATGGTCTCATCTTTGCAGTAGTAACAGTTATTTCCGTAGGTCTCCTTTTACCCGGAGTCCAATCCAACGCAATTTCCAGTTCTATGCACAATGCCTTTAAAGTGCCAAGTTGGATTATCGCTACTATCTTAGCAGTTATTTTAGGTTTAATTATATTCGGCGGTGTAAAGTGGATTGCGAATGTAGCGACTGCGGTTGTACCGTTCATGGCCATTATTTATATCTTAATGGCAGTTTTTATTATCATCTTAAACATTCAAGCGGTACCTGCTTTATTCGCTCTTATTTTTAAATCAGCATTCGGAATGCAAGCAGCATTTGGGGGAATTTTTGGAGCTATGATTGAAATCGGGGTAAAACGGGGACTTTACTCCAACGAAGCCGGTCAGGGTACTGGTCCGCACGCAGCAGCTGCAGCAGAAGTATCACATCCGGCTAAACAAGGACTTGTACAAGCATTCTCAGTATATGTGGATACATTATTTGTATGTACAGCGACTGCATTAATTATCTTAATATCTGGAACTTACAACACAACGAATGGTGATGTCGGGCCTGGCGGGTTGCCGAAACTGATCAAAGATAACGGAATATTCGTACAATCTGCAGATGGCACAAAAGATTACTCTGGAACTGCAATGTATGCACAAGCGGGTATCGATAAAGCCTTACAAGGCGGAAGTTACCACTTCGATCCAGCTTTCTCTGGTTTCGGTTCATACTTTATTGCGATTGCGTTATTCTTCTTTGCCTTTACCACAATTCTGGCGTATTACTATATTGCGGAAACCAATATTGCTTATATGACGAGAAACAGTTCACGCTTTACTACAACTATCTGGATAAACGTCGCACGTATTGTCTTAATTGGAGCTACGGTATACGGTTCAATTAAAACAGCTGATGTAGCCTGGAGTATGGGTGATTTAGGCGTAGGTATGATGGCGTGGTTGAATATTATAGCGATTTGGATTTTGCATCGCCCTGCTGTAGACGCATTACGTGATTATGAAAGTCAGATGAAACGTTTGGGGTCTGGGAATTATGCAATTTATCATCCAGATCCGAAGAAACTACCGAATGCGACTTTCTGGCTTGAAGATTATCCTAAACGATTGAAAAAAGCGCATTTCAAAGAAGAACGTGATAATGATGAAGATGATGACCAAGGTGCAGAACCAAGCGTTCCTTTAAATAAAAATTTAAAAGAAGTTTAA
- a CDS encoding YueH family protein, protein MGLLKIRTLQQLEGAKVYIREIDKHSIIAIPDLNWSAELDTKETPEDVDDNLVMYLFNIMDEDEAERLAHTLTLMIFEKEIKNEY, encoded by the coding sequence GTGGGCCTTCTGAAGATTAGAACACTTCAACAATTAGAAGGTGCCAAAGTTTATATCCGCGAAATTGACAAGCATAGTATTATAGCAATACCAGACCTGAATTGGTCCGCTGAACTAGATACGAAGGAGACTCCAGAAGATGTAGATGATAATTTAGTCATGTATCTTTTTAATATAATGGACGAAGATGAGGCAGAACGCCTTGCACATACACTAACTTTAATGATATTTGAAAAGGAGATAAAGAATGAGTATTAA
- a CDS encoding esterase family protein, with translation MTEFQTGTINTTTFHSDILERDITFSIYLPEDYTPLFKYKVIFCFDGLDFFRYGRIHRVYEKLRKDDKIERAIIIGFHYKTVDLRREEFSPNGSKAPLTVKAMGKEILPYIDQNFPTYKVANGRILLGDSLAGSIALMTALSYPRLFSQVGMFSPMFNEVVEVLTDRCQFIDQLNIWQAVGEEEIDFELPTTGERADFLTPNRELNDLLDRKQITHHYEEFEGTHRWKYWKNLMEPLLVYFLAE, from the coding sequence ATGACTGAATTTCAAACCGGCACAATCAATACCACAACGTTTCATAGTGATATTTTAGAACGTGATATTACCTTTTCAATTTATTTACCTGAAGATTATACGCCCTTATTTAAATATAAAGTGATCTTTTGTTTCGATGGATTAGATTTTTTCAGATATGGACGTATTCATCGTGTTTATGAAAAGCTAAGAAAAGATGACAAAATTGAACGTGCCATTATTATTGGTTTTCATTATAAAACGGTCGATTTGCGCAGAGAAGAATTTTCTCCGAATGGCAGCAAGGCGCCTTTAACAGTAAAAGCAATGGGGAAAGAAATTTTGCCGTATATCGATCAGAATTTCCCAACTTACAAGGTAGCTAATGGCCGTATTTTATTGGGAGATAGTTTAGCAGGTTCTATTGCCTTGATGACTGCGCTTTCCTATCCACGTCTATTCAGTCAAGTAGGAATGTTCAGTCCAATGTTTAATGAAGTAGTTGAGGTATTGACAGATCGCTGTCAATTTATCGATCAATTAAATATTTGGCAGGCAGTGGGCGAGGAAGAAATTGATTTTGAGTTGCCGACTACTGGTGAACGTGCAGACTTTTTAACACCGAATCGCGAACTGAACGACTTATTAGACCGCAAACAAATCACGCATCATTATGAGGAATTTGAGGGTACGCATCGTTGGAAGTATTGGAAAAACTTAATGGAACCTCTCTTAGTTTATTTTTTAGCAGAATAA
- a CDS encoding peptide chain release factor 3: MSIKDEIESRKTFAIISHPDAGKTTLTEKLLLFGGAIREAGTVKGKKSGKFATSDWMKVEQERGISVTSSVMQFDYDDYNINILDTPGHEDFSEDTYRTLMAVDSAVMVIDCAKGIEPQTLKLFKVCKMRGIPIFTFINKLDRVGKEPFELLDEIEETLNIKTYPMNWPVGMGQNFFGIIDREHRTIEPFRDEEHLLHLNEDYELEEEHEITKDSTFEQAIDEFMLVEEAGEDFDNDMLLAGELTPVFFGSALANFGVQSFLNAYVDHAPMPNGRVTKEAEEVSPFAPDFSGFIFKIQANMDPKHRDRIAFMRIVSGAFERGMDVKLQRTNKKQKITRSTSFMADDKETVNHAVAGDIIGLYDTGNYQIGDTLVGGNQKFSFEDLPQFTPELFMKVSAKNVMKQKHFHKGIEQLVQEGAIQYYKTLHTNQIILGAVGQLQFEVFEHRMKNEYNVDVIMEPVGRKIARWVENEEDIQDKMSTSRSILVQDRYEKKVFLFENEFATRWFEEKFPEIKLYSLL, from the coding sequence ATGAGTATTAAGGATGAAATTGAATCCCGAAAAACCTTTGCGATTATTTCTCACCCTGATGCCGGTAAAACGACATTAACTGAGAAACTCTTGTTATTTGGCGGCGCCATTCGTGAAGCCGGAACAGTAAAAGGGAAAAAATCCGGGAAATTTGCAACAAGTGACTGGATGAAAGTTGAACAAGAACGTGGAATTTCTGTAACCAGTTCAGTAATGCAATTTGATTATGATGATTACAATATTAATATTTTAGATACACCAGGGCATGAGGACTTCTCTGAAGATACGTACAGAACTTTAATGGCGGTCGATAGTGCTGTCATGGTAATCGACTGCGCTAAAGGGATTGAACCACAAACTTTGAAATTATTCAAAGTTTGTAAAATGCGCGGAATCCCGATTTTTACATTTATTAATAAATTAGACCGTGTCGGAAAAGAACCCTTTGAATTATTAGATGAAATTGAAGAGACGTTGAATATCAAAACTTATCCGATGAATTGGCCAGTCGGAATGGGTCAAAACTTCTTCGGAATTATCGATCGTGAACATCGTACTATCGAGCCATTCAGAGATGAAGAACATCTTTTACATTTAAATGAGGATTATGAACTAGAAGAAGAGCACGAAATTACTAAAGATAGTACTTTTGAACAAGCTATCGATGAATTTATGTTAGTGGAAGAGGCTGGAGAAGATTTTGATAATGATATGTTATTGGCAGGGGAATTAACACCTGTATTCTTCGGTTCAGCCTTAGCTAATTTCGGCGTCCAAAGTTTCTTAAATGCTTATGTTGACCATGCACCGATGCCGAATGGCCGTGTGACGAAAGAAGCAGAAGAAGTCAGTCCATTTGCGCCAGATTTCTCAGGATTTATTTTTAAAATCCAAGCTAATATGGATCCTAAACACCGTGACCGTATTGCCTTCATGCGTATTGTCAGCGGTGCGTTCGAACGTGGCATGGATGTGAAATTGCAACGTACCAATAAGAAACAAAAGATTACTCGTTCAACTTCATTCATGGCAGATGACAAAGAAACGGTCAACCATGCAGTAGCAGGGGATATCATCGGTTTATATGATACTGGAAACTATCAAATCGGCGATACCTTAGTTGGAGGGAATCAAAAGTTCAGCTTTGAAGATTTACCACAGTTTACGCCGGAACTCTTTATGAAAGTATCAGCTAAAAACGTTATGAAACAAAAACATTTCCATAAAGGTATTGAACAACTCGTTCAAGAAGGCGCGATTCAATATTACAAAACTTTGCATACGAACCAAATTATCTTAGGTGCAGTTGGACAATTGCAATTTGAGGTATTCGAACATCGTATGAAGAACGAATATAATGTGGATGTAATAATGGAACCCGTTGGACGCAAAATTGCACGTTGGGTGGAAAATGAAGAAGATATTCAAGATAAAATGAGTACATCACGTTCTATTTTAGTGCAAGACCGCTATGAGAAAAAAGTCTTCTTGTTTGAAAATGAATTTGCCACACGTTGGTTTGAAGAAAAATTCCCTGAAATTAAACTTTATAGTTTATTGTAA
- a CDS encoding YjcG family protein → MILGLALIPSKTFREKVDAYRKRYDERYAQIPPHITIKDSFEVEDGDFDKVKEEIKERVQGVKPLHIHATKASNFAPINNVIYFKVEKTPELEELDNRFNNGDFYGKPEHSFVPHFTIAQGLTSQEFEDIFGQVALAGIDYKETIDALTLLQYDEDAEKWKEVDTFSFE, encoded by the coding sequence ATGATCTTAGGGTTAGCATTAATTCCATCAAAAACGTTCCGTGAAAAAGTCGATGCATATCGTAAACGTTATGATGAACGTTATGCGCAAATTCCACCTCATATCACAATCAAAGATTCGTTTGAGGTAGAAGATGGGGATTTCGATAAAGTAAAAGAAGAAATTAAAGAGCGTGTGCAAGGTGTTAAACCGTTGCATATTCACGCAACTAAAGCGTCAAATTTTGCTCCGATCAACAATGTGATTTATTTCAAAGTTGAAAAAACACCAGAATTAGAAGAGTTGGACAATCGCTTTAATAATGGCGATTTTTACGGCAAACCAGAACACTCATTTGTTCCGCATTTTACAATTGCCCAAGGTTTAACTAGTCAAGAATTCGAAGATATTTTCGGACAAGTTGCACTTGCAGGTATCGATTATAAAGAAACAATCGATGCATTGACATTATTGCAATATGATGAAGATGCTGAAAAGTGGAAAGAAGTTGACACATTCAGCTTTGAATAA
- a CDS encoding TerC family protein: MLMDPSLILPYLWVLLVLVFLEGLLAADNAVVMAVMVRHLPPEQRKKALFYGLLGAFVFRFASLFLISYLVNFWFIQAAGAVYLLYMSARNLYQFFKADQHGPESPEAGDDHHFDQHGNEKKVGPKAFWGTVAKVEFADIAFAIDSMLAAMAIAFTLKPVGIHFGGMDLGQFLVMFAGGMIGVILMRFAATWFVELLNKYPGLEGAAFAIVGWVGIKLVVLVLAHPQVNLIPKNFPHTILWQCIFWGVMIGLVVIGWLTSLRHNKKTAQHKDK, translated from the coding sequence CTGTTAATGGATCCGAGTTTAATTTTACCTTATTTGTGGGTATTGCTCGTATTAGTATTTTTAGAAGGCTTGTTAGCAGCAGATAATGCTGTAGTAATGGCCGTTATGGTTAGACATCTACCACCCGAACAAAGAAAGAAAGCATTGTTCTATGGTTTGCTTGGTGCATTTGTATTTCGTTTTGCTTCATTATTCTTAATTAGTTACTTAGTGAACTTCTGGTTTATTCAAGCAGCCGGTGCAGTTTATTTACTTTATATGTCAGCGCGGAATTTATATCAATTCTTCAAAGCCGACCAGCACGGGCCTGAAAGTCCAGAAGCTGGTGATGATCACCACTTTGATCAGCATGGTAATGAAAAGAAAGTGGGCCCGAAAGCATTCTGGGGTACGGTAGCTAAAGTTGAATTCGCAGATATTGCCTTTGCAATCGACTCTATGTTAGCAGCCATGGCAATTGCATTTACATTAAAACCGGTAGGCATCCACTTCGGCGGTATGGACTTAGGACAGTTCTTAGTAATGTTTGCAGGTGGTATGATTGGTGTCATCTTAATGCGTTTCGCAGCAACTTGGTTTGTAGAATTATTGAATAAATATCCAGGCCTAGAAGGTGCAGCATTCGCAATCGTAGGCTGGGTAGGTATTAAATTAGTGGTATTAGTACTTGCGCACCCACAAGTAAATCTGATTCCAAAAAACTTCCCGCATACTATTTTATGGCAATGTATCTTCTGGGGCGTGATGATCGGTCTTGTAGTCATAGGCTGGTTGACTTCCCTACGTCATAATAAAAAAACAGCACAACACAAAGATAAATAA
- a CDS encoding diglucosyl diacylglycerol synthase yields MVTQNKKILIITGSFGNGHLQVTNSVVNQLNEMNLKHLSVIEHDLFMEAHPILTSICKKYYINSFKYFRNSYKQFYYSRPDDVDKCFYKYYGLNKLINLLIKEKPDLILLTFPTPVMSVLTEQFNMNIPIATVMTDYRLHKNWVTPHSSRYYVATPDLKQEFMDIGIPEDIIKVTGIPISEQFDEEIDTQAWMHKHHLDPARPTILMSAGAFGVSKGFEAMISDIIERTPDTQVVMICGRNKELKRSLRQQFKEHTNVLILGYTHHMNEWMASSHLMVTKPGGITISEALARRIPLIFLDPAPGQELENACYFQSKGIGEVADTTEEAIQLITDLTQNEEALVEMTERMADLKVKYPTYKLCRDLLHLLDRSSQFEEIYGKVPMYAKLFLK; encoded by the coding sequence ATGGTTACTCAAAATAAGAAGATATTGATTATTACAGGGTCATTCGGTAACGGCCATTTGCAAGTAACCAATAGCGTTGTGAACCAATTGAATGAAATGAATCTGAAGCATCTTTCTGTGATTGAGCATGATTTATTTATGGAAGCACATCCTATTTTAACTTCTATTTGCAAAAAGTATTACATCAATAGTTTTAAATATTTTAGAAATTCTTACAAACAGTTTTATTATAGCCGCCCAGATGATGTAGATAAATGTTTTTACAAATACTACGGTTTAAATAAGCTTATTAATTTGCTCATAAAGGAAAAACCAGATTTGATATTGTTGACGTTCCCTACTCCGGTAATGTCAGTGTTGACAGAACAATTCAATATGAATATCCCAATTGCTACTGTAATGACAGACTATAGATTACATAAAAACTGGGTTACACCACACTCTTCTCGTTATTATGTAGCAACACCTGATTTGAAACAGGAATTTATGGATATCGGTATTCCAGAAGATATTATCAAAGTCACAGGAATTCCTATTTCTGAACAATTTGATGAAGAAATTGATACGCAGGCTTGGATGCACAAGCATCACCTTGATCCTGCACGTCCTACTATTTTAATGTCTGCAGGTGCTTTCGGAGTCTCAAAAGGATTTGAAGCGATGATTTCTGATATTATTGAACGCACTCCTGACACTCAGGTTGTGATGATTTGCGGACGCAATAAAGAACTGAAACGCTCATTGCGCCAACAATTTAAAGAACATACGAATGTATTGATTTTAGGTTATACACATCATATGAACGAGTGGATGGCCTCTTCTCATTTGATGGTGACAAAACCAGGTGGTATTACGATTTCAGAAGCTTTAGCTAGAAGAATCCCTTTGATTTTCTTAGATCCGGCACCGGGACAAGAATTAGAAAATGCATGTTATTTCCAATCTAAAGGTATCGGAGAAGTTGCGGACACAACTGAAGAAGCTATTCAACTAATTACTGACTTGACTCAAAATGAAGAAGCATTGGTTGAAATGACAGAAAGAATGGCAGATCTAAAGGTAAAATACCCTACTTATAAATTATGCCGAGATCTCCTACATCTATTAGACCGTTCTTCACAATTCGAAGAAATTTATGGAAAGGTTCCTATGTATGCAAAGCTCTTCCTCAAGTAG
- a CDS encoding UDP-N-acetylmuramoyl-L-alanyl-D-glutamate--L-lysine ligase produces the protein MKANELFEKIKSKQVLGSLDREINDVTTDSRTAKEGSIFVATKGYTVDSHKFCQDVVNQGCKLIVVESEQEIEGDVTQVIVPKTRRVASLIVHKLYDYPSEQLTTYGVTGTNGKTSIATMIHQIHRKLGKGSAYLGTNGFQINEKVTKGENTTPETVTLTKKVHEAVEEGAEAMTLEVSSHGLALGRLSGVEFDVAIFSNLTQDHLDFHGTMEAYGHAKSLLFSQLGEDLRKEKFAVVNADDDFSEYLTSVTPYEVFTYGIHRPAQFKAERIQESLTGASFDFVTPDGTFHVNSPYVGKFNISNIMAAMTAVWGKGTPMQEIVDIVPQLEPVEGRLEVLDPSLPIDLIIDYAHTTDGIEKLIDAVKPFVKQKLIFLIGMAGERDLTKTPEMGKQASRADYVIFTPDNPANDDPKMLTAELAKGATHDNYVEYTDRAEGIRHAIDVAEPGDTVVLASKGREPYQIMPGHVKVPHRDDLIGLEAAYKKFGGGPSED, from the coding sequence GTGAAAGCGAACGAATTGTTCGAAAAAATAAAATCGAAACAAGTGCTTGGCAGTTTAGATAGAGAAATTAATGATGTAACCACAGATTCTCGTACTGCGAAAGAAGGAAGTATCTTTGTAGCTACCAAAGGATATACAGTGGATAGCCATAAGTTCTGTCAAGATGTAGTAAACCAAGGATGCAAGTTGATTGTGGTAGAAAGTGAACAAGAAATAGAAGGAGACGTGACTCAAGTTATAGTTCCGAAAACACGTCGTGTGGCCAGTTTAATTGTTCATAAACTCTACGACTATCCGAGTGAACAACTTACAACTTATGGTGTCACAGGTACGAACGGTAAGACTTCTATTGCGACAATGATTCATCAAATTCATCGCAAATTAGGTAAAGGCAGTGCTTATTTAGGTACCAATGGTTTTCAAATCAATGAGAAAGTCACTAAAGGTGAAAATACAACGCCTGAAACAGTCACTTTAACTAAGAAAGTACACGAAGCAGTTGAGGAGGGCGCTGAAGCGATGACTTTAGAAGTATCCAGCCATGGACTTGCTTTAGGACGCTTGAGCGGTGTAGAATTTGATGTTGCCATTTTTTCTAATTTGACTCAAGATCATTTAGATTTCCACGGTACAATGGAAGCATATGGGCATGCTAAATCTTTACTTTTCAGTCAGCTGGGTGAAGATTTACGTAAAGAAAAATTCGCAGTAGTGAATGCGGATGATGATTTCTCAGAATACCTTACAAGTGTGACACCTTATGAAGTCTTTACATATGGCATTCATCGTCCAGCGCAATTCAAAGCTGAGCGTATTCAAGAATCTTTGACAGGCGCGTCATTTGATTTCGTAACACCAGATGGCACTTTCCATGTTAATTCTCCATATGTCGGAAAGTTCAATATTTCTAATATCATGGCAGCAATGACTGCAGTATGGGGTAAAGGCACTCCAATGCAAGAGATTGTAGACATTGTTCCCCAATTAGAACCAGTAGAAGGACGTTTAGAGGTATTGGATCCTAGCTTACCTATCGATTTGATTATCGATTATGCGCATACTACAGATGGTATTGAAAAGTTAATTGATGCCGTCAAGCCGTTTGTAAAACAAAAATTAATCTTCCTAATTGGTATGGCAGGTGAAAGAGACCTTACGAAAACACCTGAAATGGGTAAACAAGCGAGTCGAGCAGATTATGTTATCTTTACTCCAGATAATCCAGCCAATGATGATCCGAAGATGCTGACAGCTGAACTCGCTAAAGGTGCGACCCATGATAATTATGTTGAATACACAGACCGCGCTGAAGGTATTCGTCATGCTATCGATGTTGCTGAACCTGGTGATACTGTAGTATTAGCATCAAAAGGCCGCGAACCTTACCAAATTATGCCGGGTCATGTTAAAGTGCCGCATCGCGATGATTTAATTGGGTTAGAAGCGGCTTATAAGAAATTTGGAGGTGGGCCTTCTGAAGATTAG